The Amycolatopsis umgeniensis DNA segment CGCGCGCGGGCGCCGGACAGCTGCGCGAACTGCTCGGTCGTGGTCAGCGCGTCCGGCAGGAAACCGCCGTCGAGCAGGAACTCGGTCGTGCCGGTGGCGCGCAGGAACCGCGCGTTGACCTCGGTGGCCCCCAGTTCGGCGCGACGGGCCAGATAGGCCTCGGCCGGGACGTGCGGCGGCAGATCGAGCATCGGCGCGCAACGGGCACGGACCGCGAGGCCGATCAGCGAGTCGAACAAGGTCGTGCCCAGTGCCGAGACGGTGTCGGCCTCGGTGAGCATCTGCTCGAACTCGATCCGTCCGAGGTCACCGGTGACGACACCGTGGCAGTGGTGGTCCACCAGCCTTGTCTCGGCCACGAACGGCAGGATCGGAGTTCCCGGCATGGCGCGCTCCTTCTGGTGATCGACGAGTGCGGCCCCACCTTATGACCGGATCCGGGCGTGGCAAGGGGCCCGAGATGAGGCCAGGATGAGGAACCATGGTGAACCGGGAAGCACTGACCGCCCGCGCGACCGCCCTCACCGGGGATCTCCGGGCACGGGGTGTCGAACTCGTGGCGCTGACCTTCGTGGACAACGCCGGGATAGCGCGGGTCAAGGCGGTGCCCCTGCGCAAACTGCCGTCCGCGGCCGCGTGGGGCGTCGGTGCTTCGAATTGTTTCGACTTCTTCGGTTCCGACGACGACATCGCCGGCGGCGAGTATTCGCTCGGACCGGTCGGCGACCTGCGGCTGCATCCGGATCTCGACGCGCTGACCGTGCTCGCCGGGCAACCCGGCTGGGCGTGGGCGCCGGTGACGAGGCTCGACCAGGAAGGCCAGACGCATCCGCAGGACTCGCGCGCCCTCCTCGAGACCGCGGTCGGCAAGCTCGCGGCACGCGGTCACCGCGCACTGATGAGTTTCGAACTCGAATGGGTGGTCACCAGTGCCGACACCCCGGACGACCAGACGTCGGCCACCGCCGGCCCGGCCTACGGGTACGCGCGGCTTTCCGAGCGTGCGGACTATCTCCGCGCGCTGGTGTCCACTTTGGACCAACAGGGCGCCGGGGTGGAACAGATCCATCCCGAGTACGTAGACGGCCAGTTCGAACTGTCCGTCGCCGCGGCCGACCCGGTGCGCGCGGCCGACATCGCCGTCCTGACCAAGGAGACGATCCGCGCGCTCAGCCACCGGCACGGGCTGAAGGCGTCCTTCACCCCGAAGTTCACGCCCGCCGGTGTCGGCAACGGCGGGCACGTGCACCTGAGCGTCTGGGAGGGCGCACGAAACCTTTTCTCCGGCGGGGAAGGGATTTTCGGGCTGACGCCGGTCGCGGAATCGTTCGGCGCGGGCATCCTGCGGCGGCTTCCCGCGCTGCTCGCGATCGGGGCGCCGTCGGTCGTCAGCTACCTGAGGCTGGAGCCGCACCATTGGGCGGGGGTGTACACCGCGTGGGGGCTGGAGAACCGGGAGACACCCCTGAGGCTGGTGCGCGGGGTCGCCGGGAACCGGGACTCGGCGGCGAACCTCGAGGTCAAATGCTTCGACCTGACGGCGAATCCGTACCTGCTGGCGGCCGCCCTGCTGTTCGCCGGGATGGCCGGTGCCGACGAGGAGGCGGCACTGCCGGAGCCGGTGGACGTCGATCCGGGGTCGCTGACCGAGGCCGAACGCGCCGCGCGCGGGATCGAGCGGCTGCCGGTGACACTGGAGGACTCCGTCGCGGCTTTCGAAGCGGACAAGGACCTGACGGCCGCTTTCGGCGCGCCGCTGGCCACCACGATCGTGGACGTCCGGAGGGCGGAGATCGAGCGGTTCGCGAACGCGAGCCCGGAGGAGATCACCGAAGCGCAGCGGTGGCGGCACTGACCCTGTTAGCGCGTGAAGGCCCCCTTCCCTCGGCTGAGCCGAGGGAAGGGGGCCTTCACGCGCTAGGAAACTCAGGCGGGGGCGACGGCCTTCCGCACCCCGGCGGACAGCTCGGCCGAGAGCTCGCGCACCGCGTCGAGCCCGCTCGCCGCGGCCGTCACCAGCGCCGACCCGACGATGACACCGTCCGCGAACCCGGCGACCTGTGCCGCCTGAGCACCGGACCGGACACCGAGGCCGACACCGATCGGCAGCTCCGTATGCGCGCGAGTCCGCTCGACCAGATCCTCGGCGTGCACGCCGACCTGGTCACGGGCGCCGGTCACGCCCATCACCGCGGTGGCGTACACGAAGCCCGAAGAGGCCGCGACGGTCTTCGCGATCCGCTCTTCCGAGGAGGACGGCGCGACCAGGAAGATCCGGTCCAGACCGTGCTGCTCGGAGGCGGCCATCCACTCGTCGGCCTCGTCCGGGATCAGGTCCGGGGTGATCATCCCGAGCCCGCCCGCGGCGGCGAGGTCCCGCGCGAAGCGGTCGACGCCGTAGCGGTGCACCGGGTTCCAGTACGTCATCACGACGGCCTTGCCGCCGCGCGAAGACACCGACTCGACGACCTCGAACAGGTGCTTGAGCTTGAAACCGCCGGAAAGCGCGCTCACCGACGCGGCCTGGATGGTGGGACCGTCCATCACCGGGTCCGAGTAGGGCACGCCTACCTCGACCAGGTCGGCGCCGCCGTCGACCACCGCGGCCAGCAGGTCCTTCGACCCGTCGACCGTGGGGAATCCGGCGGGCAGGTACCCGATCAGTGCTCCGCGGCCCTCGGCGCGAGTCTTCGCGAAAACCTTGTCAAGCCCGCTCATTCGTTCTCCACCAGGCCGAAGTACTTCGCGGCCGTGTCCATGTCCTTGTCGCCGCGACCGGACAGGTTCACGATGATCAGCCCGTCGGGGCCGAGTTCGCGGCCCAGCACCAGCGCGCCCGCGAGCGCGTGCGCCGACTCGATCGCCGGGATGATGCCCTCGGTCCGCGAAAGCAGCTTGAACGCGTCCATCGCCTCGGCGTCGGTCACCGGCCGGTACTCGGCGCGGCCACTGTCCTTGAGCCACGAGTGCTCGGGGCCGACACCCGGGTAGTCCAGGCCTGCCGAGATCGAGTGCGATTCGACGGTCTGGCCGTCCTCGTCCTGCAGCAGGTACGTCATCGCGCCGTGCAGGTTGCCAGGGGTGCCCTTGGTCAGCGTGGCGCCGTGGCGGTTGCCCTCGACGCCTTCGCCGCCCGGCTCGAGACCGACCAGGCGGACCTCGGGGTCGTCGATGAAGCCGTGGAAGATCCCGATCGCGTTCGACCCGCCGCCGACGCAGGCCGCGACGGCGTCCGGCAGGCGGCCCGCCTGCTCCAGGATCTGGACGCGGGCCTCCTCACCGATGATCTTGTGGAAGTTCCGCACCATCATCGGGAACGGGTACGGACCCGCCGCCGTTCCGAACAGGTAGTGCGTGGTGTCGGCGTTGGTGACCCAGTCGCGCAGCGCCTCGTTGATCGCGTCCTTGAGCGTGCGCGAACCGGTCTTCACCGGGACGACCTCGGCGCCGAGCAGCTTCATGCGGGCGACGTTCAGCGCCTGCCGCTCGGTGTCGACCTCGCCCATGTAGACGATGCATTCCAGATCGAGCAGCGCGCAGGCGGTGGCGGTGGCCACGCCGTGCTGCCCGGCCCCGGTCTCGGCGATGACCCGCTTCTTGCCCATCCGCTTGGTGAGCAGTGCCTGGCCCAGCACGTTGTTGATCTTGTGTGAACCGGTGTGGTTCAGATCCTCGCGTTTGAGGAAGACCCGGGCGCCGCCGGCGTGCTCACCGAAGCGCTTGGCCTCGGTGAGCAGCGACGGACGTCCGGCGTAGTCGCGCAGCAGGCGCCGGAACTCGTTGACGAACTCCGGGTCGGTCCTGGCCTTGTCGTACTCGGCCGCGACCTCGTCGACGACGCCGATCAGCGCCTCGGGCATGAACCGGCCGCCGTACGGGCCGTAGTAGCCCCGCTCGTCCGGGTCGTGCTCGCCGTGCGGTGTTTCGGTGTACTCGGTGGTCATCGGGAAGGCCTCGGGCACGCGGGGTGCGAACCGGCGGTGACCAGCTTGACCAGCGCGCCCTTCGGGTCTCCGGAAGCGACGAGCCCTTCGCCCACGAGGACGGCGTCGGCGCCGTGGCCCGCGTAGGACATCAGGTCGCCGGGACCGCGGACACCGGACTCGGCGATCTTGAAGACGTCCATCGGCAGGCCGGGGGCCAGCCGCGAGAAGACGTCCCGATCGACCTCGAGCGTGTGCAGGTTGCGGGCGTTGACGCCGATCACCTTCGCACCCGCTTCGAGGGCCTTGTCGGCCTCTTCGGCGTTGTGGATCTCGACCAGCGCCGTCATCCCGAGGGATTCGACGCGGTCCAGCAACGCGATCAGGGCGTTCTGCTCCAGCGCCGCCACGATCAGCAGGACCATGTCCGCGCCGTGCAGCCTCGCCTCGTGGACCTGGTACGGGCTGACGATGAAGTCCTTGCGCAGCACCGGGATGTCGACAGCCGCGCGGACCGCGTCGAGGTCGGCGAGCGAACCGCCGAACCGCCGCTGCTCGGTCAGCACGCTGATCACCCGGGCGCCGCCGTCGGCGTAGTCCTTCGCCAGCGCGGCCGGATCCGCGATCTCGGCCAGCTCACCCTTGGACGGGCTGCGCCGCTTCACCTCGGCGATGACGCCGATACCGGACTCGCGCAGGGCGGCCAGCACGTCACGGGGAGGTGCGACCTGGGTCGCACGCTTCTTCAGTTCGTCGAACGGCAGAACCGCCTCGCGCTCGGCGAGATCGGCGCGGACGCCGGCGACGATGTCTTCGAGCACGCTCACCGGAGTCCCTCACCAGCCGTCGTACTCACGGATTCCTTCGCAAGGTCGCTCACAAAAACCTTCCCCTTCCCGCCGAAACGATGCTAACCCCCGCACGAATACGGCCTGGTTCCGGGTATGTCCGTTAGTCCGAATGCCAACCGTGTCATCTTTGCCGGGAAAGATCTCCGAAACCCGCGAAATCCGCCGTCGTCACCGGGTCGCGGTGGGATCTTCGCCTTCGGACAGCGCCTCCCACAGCTCGGTCTCCGGATCCTTCGCGGCCCGCTTCTTCGCCCCCGGCGCCGAGTACTTCGCGCCGAGGCGTGGCATCCGGCCCGCGCCCTTGATGGCTGCCAACCCGCCCGCGGTCACGAGAATTCCCCCGAGGATCGCCAGTGCGCGGGCTCCCACCATCTGGGCGACGGGCAGCCCGTCGGCGAACCCGCTGAACGAGCCGCCCGCCACGCCGATCCACACCGCCGCGACACCGGACACGGCGAGTACCACGCCGAGCACCCGGCGTGGCCAGCCGCCGGTGGCGATCAGGCCCGCCGTGCCCGCGAGCGCCAGCAGCGCGAGCGGAATCAGCGCAACCGCACGCTGTGAACCGGTTTCCGTGTACAGCACGGTGCCGCGTACGCCACCGTCGCGGAACTCCGCGAACCACACGAGCTGCGAGGCCGCCCACAGCGCGATCGCGCCCAGCAGCAGGCCCACCACGGCGATCCACAGTGGACGCTTGGCCTTCTTGGCGGGCGGGGCGTCAGACACGAGCGCCGTCACCCGCCGGGTCGAGCTCGTTCGCCGCGATCATCGTCTGGGCGGCCGCGACGGCGGAAAGCACCGTGCGGGCCTTGTTGAGCGACTCGTTGTCCTCGTAGTCGGCGACCGAGTCCGCGACGACTCCCCCGCCCGCCTGGACATAGGCGGTGCCGTCCTTCATCAGCGCGGTGCGGATGGCGATCGCGGTGTCGGCGTCGCCGGCGAAGTCGAGGTAACCGACGACACCGCCGTAGAGCGCCCTGCGGGTCGGCTCCAGCTCCTCGATCAGCTGCATCGCGCGGACCTTCGGCGCGCCCGAGAGGGTGCCCGCCGGGAAGCAGGCGGCGACCGCGTCGAAGGCCGTCTTGTCGTCGAGGAGTTCGCCGGTGACCGTGGAGACGATGTGCATGACGTGGCTGTAGCGCTCGACGTCGAAGAAGTCGACGACGCGCACGGTACCGGGCTTGCAGACCTTGCCGAGGTCGTTGCGGCCGAGGTCGACGAGCATCAGGTGCTCGGCGCGTTCCTTCTCGTCCGCGAGCAGGTCCTTGGCCAGCTGCGCGTCCTCTTCCGGATCGGCGCCGCGCCAGCGGGTGCCCGCGATCGGATGCGTGGTCGCGCGGCCGTCCCGGACGGTGACCAGCGACTCCGGGCTGGACCCGACGATGTCGAACCCGTCCAGGCGCAGCAGGTACATGTACGGGCTCGGATTGGACGTGCGCAGCACGCGGTAGACGTCCAGCGCGTCGGCCTGGGTCTCGATCTCGAACCGCTGCGACGGCACGATCTGGAACGCTTCGCCCGCCTTGATCGCCTCGACGGCCTTCTCGACGGCGGCGTGGAAGTCCGGCTTGGAGCGGCGGCGGGTGAATTCGGGCGCGGGCCGGTCGAAGACGGCGGCCGTGGCCGGGGCCGCGACGTGCAGCTGCTTGGTCATCGCGTTGAGACGCGCGACGGCGTCGTCGTACGCGGCGTCGACCCGCTCGGCCGAGTCGTCCCAGTTGACCGCGTTGGCGATCAGCGTGACCGTGCCCTCGTGGTGGTCGAAGGCGGCGAGGTCGGTCGCCAGGAGCATGGTGAGCTCGGGGATGTCGAGGTCACGCTCGGCGAGCTCGGGGAGCCGTTCGAGCCAGCGGACGGCGTCGTAGCCGATGTAGCCGACCATCCCGCCGGTGAGCGGCGGCATCCCGGGCAGCTGTTCGGTGTGGAGCGCGGCGACGGTCTCGCGCAGCACGGTGAGCGGGTCGCCCTCGGTCGGCAGGCCGACCGGCGGGGTGCCGGTCCAGACGGCCCGGCCGTCACGCACGGTCAGCGCGGCGGGACTGTCGACGCCGATGAACGACCATCGGCTCCAGGAAGCGCCGTTCTCCGCCGATTCGAACAGGAACGTGCCCGGCCGGTCGGCGGCGAGCTTGCGGTAGACCCCGATGGGGGTCTCACCGTCGGCGAGCACGCGACGGACGACGGGGATGACGCGACGGCCCTCGGCGAGCGCGCGGAAATCCTCGCGCGAAGGGCTGACCGAGCCGAGCCCGGACGGGCTGGCGTGTGCGGCGCTGACCATGTCGCCCATTGTGCTGCAATGGCCGAACCGCCGGGGACCGGGGGATGAATTCAAGGATTGTTGAATTTCGCGCCGGGTCCGTTCATGATGGCGCTATGGCTGTTGAAGACACTACCGCGCGCCGCCGGGGGCGACGGCCCGGCGGACAGGACACCCGCGTCGCGCTGATCGAAGCGGCCCGCGCGGTGTTCGGCGAGAGCGGCTTCGACGGCGCGACGGTGCGCGCGATCGCGACCCGCGCCGGGGTCGACGCGGCGATGGTCAACCACTGGTTCGGCAGCAAGGAGGGGCTGTTCGCCCAAGCCGTGCTGAAACTGCCGTTCGACCCGCACGAACTGCTCGCCGAACTGACGAACGGACCCGACGAGGAGTTCGGCCGCCGGATCGTGCGGACCTTCCTCACCCGCTGGGACGGCGCGGGCGGCGAGGTGTTCCAGGCACTCGTCCGCAGCGTCGCCGGGCACGAGCAGGCCGCGCTGGTGCTGCGCAGCTTCTTCCAGAACTTCTTCACGAAGATCATCGCCGGACTGGGCTCGGACCGCGTCGAACTGCGGACGTCGCTGTGCGCTTCGCAACTGGTCGGGATGGGGCTGGTGCGGTACGTCGCGAAGTTCGAACCCATGGCGACGAGCGAGATCGAGCCTTTGGTGACCGCGATCGCACCGACGGTGCAGCGCTACCTGACCGGGAACATCGACTGACTCAGAGCGCGGGCTCCGGCCGGACCTCCTCGACAGGGACCGGATAGAGCCTTTCCTTGAACCACCGGCCGCGGGGAAAGACCACGACCATGCGCTGTCCCGTCCCGCCGACGAGGACAGGAACGTTCCTGAGTCCCTTGAACCGGGAGGCGCTCCTCAGCGAACGACGGGCGCGAAGCAGCATGATGCCGTCACGACCGAGGTTCAGGGCGATCTCGGGGAACACCCGGCCGGGTTTCACCGTCGCCGTGGCCTCGCGCCACCCGGTCTTCAGGACGGAGCGGTACCGGTTCCACCACGCCGCCGCGGCGACCAGGCACAGCGGGATACCGGCGAAGACGAAGAATCCCGGAACGATCAGCAAGCCCTGACGGAACTCGCTGATGTTCTCCTCCTCGAGCGTCCGGACCCGCTCGGGGTTGCCGGGGGCGTAGAACACGGTCACCTTGTCCCCCACCGCGTACTCACGCTCCGAATCCCGGCGGATTTCGGCCGTCCACGGCTCCGAGCCGACGTGGTAGTCGACCGTGATGGTGCGGTTCTTCCCTTTCCTGTTCTCGTAGAGCATTTCCACCGTGCCCTCGACCCGGATCCCGGTCACCAGCAGATCCGCCGACGGCTGCCGGACCGCGCCGAGCCCGAACCCCAAGGCGACGAGAAGAGTGATCCAGAGCAGGGAGAAGGCCGCCGCGCGCAAACCGAGAAGCGGCAGCTTCGCGATCACGGGGTCGGTCGAGGCCGGTGCGCCCGACGCCGCGCGTGCCGCCGCCGCCCGCAGCATCGCGAACGGCTCTCGCGGTGCGGCGCCCTCTTCGGCGTCCGGCGTTTCCGGTCCGTCCGATGTGGACGACCACAGCACGATACCGTCGGCCCGCCGGCGTCTCGACCGATCGCGATCCGCTGCTCCGTCTCTTCCCCGCCCCAGTCCCATGAGCTGAGGATAATACCCGCGAAAGCGATCTGACCTGCGATTATCGCCATAAGAACGGGAGGCAACCGAGCGGCCTTCCCGGACGTACAAGTGATCAGGCGTCTCCGGCTTCGCTCAGGCGCTTGGCAGGCACCGCGCACGGAGGCACCGAAGGGCCGCGCGGAAACAGCACGACCACGGACTCACCTTCACCGCCGATCCAGACCGGGATGTCGGGACGCCAGCCGAACCGATGGCCAGTGCGGGACGTGAACTGCAAACCTCGCAACCGGATCCGCTCGCCATCGGGGAACTTCACGTCGAAGATCCGCGGCTCGCCTTCCGGGTTCGTCTTCTCGTAGTCGACTTTCACGGTCACCGTCGCGGGGCGCCATCCGGTGGCGAGGACGGACCGATACCGCCTGCGCCAGGCCTCCTTCATGGCCAGTCCCGCCGCGACACCACCCAGACTCATCACCACCGTGACCGCGACAACGGCCTGCCGATCCTCGGCGGGATCAGGCAGGTAGTTCATCTCCAGGACCACGATCGCGGCCGCCAGCGGGAGCCATCCGACCGTGAAGCCCCAGACCCGGCGGCACAAGGTGCGCAGCCGACGCGTCTCGGTTTCCGGATCGACGCCATCGCCGAAAGCAGGCGACGCCACGAGTTCGGCGACCGTCTCGTCCAGTCGGCGGTCGTTGACCCAAACCCGATGCCCGCAGAGCGCCGCCAGCGCGGCCGTCACGAGCAGAAGGCCGATCGCGATCATTCCCGCGCCGTCGGACCAGCCTTCGTAGCCCACGACCTCGGGACCGGCCTGGACGACGGCGATCATCACGCCGGGCCCGAGCAGACCCAAAAGCATGCTCAAGGCGAAATACCTGGTTCGCCTGAGCCAGTACGTCTCCGCCGACACTTCCCTGACGACCATGCGAAACGCCCCCAATCAGCGAGGCCGCCGACGTCGTTCCTCCCCATCGGAACTCGTCTGGTCGCCCTCGACCTGGGAAAAGACTACGCCCGGAAGGTCATGGTCAAGAAGGGACCAAGGTCCTGCCCTCAGGCCGTGTCCGGCTCGATCTCCTTGACGGGAACCGTGTGGAGCGTGTCCTTGAAGAACCGTCCGCGCGGGAAGATCACGATCATGTCCGTTCCCTCACCGCCGACGAAGACGGGAACCTTCCGGACCCGGGGCGCGATCCTCAGCGAACGGCGTGTGGCGAGGAACTTGTACTCGTTTTCGAAGTACACGTCGATCTTGGGGAACAGCCACCCGGGCCGCACCGTCGCCGTGGCCTCGCGCAAACCGGTCCTCGAAGCCGAGCGATACCGTTCCCGCCAGAGCCAGGCGGCGCCCAGGCACACCGGAAAACCCAGGAGCAGCAGCGGGGCCGGCCCGGGGTTGTCGATAGTGCTCTCGCAGACGACGAAGGCGGTCAGCCAGAGCACCGACAAAGCCAGTGCCCGCAGCTTGTACTGCGACAGTTTCTCGATCAGAGGAGCGGCCACTTCGTCGTGTACCGTCTGCGCGGCAAGGCTTTTGACGGCGTCGACATCCGCAGAGGGCAGAGGGCGCCCGGCGACGTGCCGACGTCGTCTCGGACGGTCACGCTCGGCTGGTCTTCTCCCCGGCTTCATGCGCTGAGGTTAATCGGAAACGGCGCGTTTTCCGGATAACGAGTTCCCTCTCGCACCGGGGCAACCACGAGAGCGCGGCGAGCGTTCAAGTGAGCAGTGCTCAGCCCGCGAGCAGCACCGCGATCAACGCCAGCGTTCCCGGCACCACCTGCACGAAGAAGATCCGCTTGCTCGCCGTCACCGTCCCGTAGAGCCCGGCCACGATCACGCAGGCGAGGCCGAAGATCTTGAACTGCCACGCCGTGCTGCCGGTCGCGATCAGCCCCCAGATCAGCGCGGCGGCGAGGAAACCGTTGTACAGCCCCTGATTCGCCGCGAGCGGCGCGCTCTCCTTCGCGAATTCCTCGCTGGTGCCGAAGGCGGCGCGGGCGCGCGGGGTGGTCCACAGGAACATCTCGAGCACGACGATGTACAGGTGGATCAGGGCGACGATGCCGACCAGGACGTTGGCGACGACATTCACGGGGTCTTCTCGCTCTCGTCGGCCAGCAGCAGCCGTTCGTCGGTGTCGAAACAGGTGTGCGTGCCGGTGTGACAGGCCGGACCGGTCTGGTCGACGCGCAGCAGGACGGTATCGCCGTCGCAGTCGATCCGCATCTCGCGCACGTGCTGGACGTGGCCGGAAGTCTCGCCCTTGACCCACAGTTCCTTGCGGCTGCGCGAATAGTAGGTCCCGCGCCGGGTGGTGAGGGTGCGCTCGAGCGCCTCGTCGTTCATCCACGCCATCATCAGGACGTCCGAGGTGGAGTGTTCGACGACGACGGCGGCGATCAGCCCGTCGGCGTTGCGTTTCAAGCGATCCGAGAGGGCGGGATCAAGCGTCATTCGTGGCTCCGAGAAGGTGCCGTTTCACCGGCATCGAGTTGAGCAGGACCGCCGAGTAGATGTACCCGGCGAAAAGGAGCCCGGACACGATCTTCACCCAGAAGAGTTCCGCCGCCAGCATGGACAGCGCGTGCAGCAAGGCGAAAAGGAAGCTGACCACGAAACCGGCGAACCGCGCCGAAGACATCCTCAGCACCAGCCCCGCCACGACGAGCCCGCCGAGCACGACGGACGTTCCCGGCAGCAGGAACGTCCTCGCCGAGGAGTACGGCGCGAACATGAGGATCACGGCCATCCCCACGTAGGCGAGGCCGAGCCCGAGCAGCAGCGCGCAGACGACCTTGACCTCGGTGGCGGCCTTCCACTTGTCCATGATCACCGGACCACGACTCCCCCGGCGCGCAGGGCGCCCTTGACCTCGCCGATCTTCAACTGTCCGAAGTGGAACACGCTGGCCGCGAGCACCGCGTCCGCGCCCGCCTCGACGGCGGGCAGGAAGTGCTCGAGCGCGCCGGCGCCACCGCTGGCGATCACCGGGACGCGGACCGCCCGGCGCACCTTGGTCAGGAGTTCGAGATCGAAGCCGTTCTTGGTGCCGTCGGCGTCCATCGAGTTGAGCAGGATCTCGCCGACGCCGAGTTCTTCACCGCGCGCGGCCCACTCGACGGCGTCGATGCCGGTGCCGCGGCGTCCGCCGTGCGTGGTCACCTCGAAGCCGGACGGCGTCGGTTCGGTCCCCTCGGGGACACGCCGGGCGTCCACCGACAGCACGACGCACTGCGCGCCGAACCGGCGGGACGCCTCGCGCAGGAACTCCGGGCGCGCGATGGCCGCGGTGTTGATGCTCACCTTGTCCGCGCCGGTGCGCAGCAGCCGGTTGACGTCGTCGTTCGTGCGTACGCCGCCACCGACGGTGAGCGGGATGAACACCTGCTCCGCTGTCCGGCGGACGACGTCGAAGGTGGTCTCGCGGTCCCCGGAGGAAGCCGTGACGTCGAGGAACGTGAGCTCGTCCGCGCCCTCGGCGTCGTACAGGCGGGCGAGCTCGACGGGGTCGCCGGCGTCGCGCAGGTCGGCGAAGTTGACGCCCTTCACCACTCGGCCCGCGTCGACGTCGAGACACGGGATGACCCTGACTGCGACTGACATGGGGACAAGCGTAGTCAAGGGCGTTCTAAGCTCGCGGAATGGCGTCCGCGGCATCGCGGCCGACGCCGGGGTCAACGCCGCGTTGCTGCACCACTTCTTCGGCACCAAGCAGCGGCTTTTCGCCGCGGCGATGAACCTGCCCGTCGACCCCGGCGAGCTGGTCCCCCGGATCCTCGAAGGCCCCGAAGACGAGATCGGCGAGCGGCTCGTCCGGGCGTTCCTCGGTCTCTGGCAGGCGCCGGAGGGCCGCGCGCCGTTCCTGGCCATGATCCGGTCCGCGACCACCAACGAGCAGGTCGCGACCATGATGCGGCAGTTCCTGGAACGGGCGGTGCTGGCACGGGTCGCCGAGGCTCGCGGCGTGCCGAAGGTCCGGGTGGCCGGGATCGCCGCGCAGATGGTCGGGTTCGCGCTGCTGCGGTACGTCATCGGCCTCCCGCCGCTGGTCGCCGCCTCGGAGGACGAGGTCGTCGCGATGCTGGCGCCCGTCGCGCAGTACTACCTGACCGACGGCGTTCACCGGCCGGACACCCCGCGCGGCTAGCTTCCCGAGGATGCGCATCGTCCTCGTCCCCCTGCTGGCGGCTTCCCTGCTCACCGGTGTGCCCGCCGAAGCGAGCACCGACCCCTCACCCGTGGCGCAGACCAGGGCGTTCGTCGACGACGCTGGGGCGGATCCGGCCAACGCCGACGCCGACGACCCGGCGATCTGGGTCCATCCGAAGAACCCGTCGGCCAGCGTCGTGCTCGGCACGCTCAAGGAAGGCGGGCTGGCCGCGTTCGATCTGAAGGCGCGGCAGCTCCAGCAGCTCGCCGTTCCCGCGGGCGGGCGCTTCAACAACGTCGACGTCGTCGGCGACCTCGCGGTGGTCAGCGACCGCGGCCGGGACCGTGTCCGCGTCTACCGGATCGATCCCGCCGGTGCCGCGGCAGGCTCGCACGTGCTGCGGGACGTCACGGATCCTTCCGCGGCACCGGTCTTCTCGGCCTCGGAGTCCGAAGTGGACGAACAGCGGACGGCGTACGGGCTCACCGCCGGACGCGACCCGCGCACCGGCGCGCGCTGGGTCGCGGTGACCCGGCGGCACGAGACCCGCGTGGCGCTCTTGCGACTTGTCGACAAACCGGGCGGCACCGTCGGCACCGCGCCGATCGGCACGATCGACCTGCCCTCGGAGTTCCGCCTGCCGAACGGCGAGACGTGGTCGCCGTGCGGCGAACCGGACGAACGCCCGCAGCTGGAGGGTTCGGTGCTCGACGTCGAGCACCGCGTGCTCTACACCGCGCAGGAGGACGTCGGGATCTGGCGGATCCCGGTGAACGGCGACGGCTTCGGCCGTCCCACGCTGATCGACAAGGTCCGCTCGTTCGGGGCGCCGCAGCGCTTCGACGAGGCGACCGAGGAGTGCGTCGCCGACGGTCCCGACCCCGGTTTCGGCGGCAA contains these protein-coding regions:
- a CDS encoding glutamine synthetase family protein; translation: MVNREALTARATALTGDLRARGVELVALTFVDNAGIARVKAVPLRKLPSAAAWGVGASNCFDFFGSDDDIAGGEYSLGPVGDLRLHPDLDALTVLAGQPGWAWAPVTRLDQEGQTHPQDSRALLETAVGKLAARGHRALMSFELEWVVTSADTPDDQTSATAGPAYGYARLSERADYLRALVSTLDQQGAGVEQIHPEYVDGQFELSVAAADPVRAADIAVLTKETIRALSHRHGLKASFTPKFTPAGVGNGGHVHLSVWEGARNLFSGGEGIFGLTPVAESFGAGILRRLPALLAIGAPSVVSYLRLEPHHWAGVYTAWGLENRETPLRLVRGVAGNRDSAANLEVKCFDLTANPYLLAAALLFAGMAGADEEAALPEPVDVDPGSLTEAERAARGIERLPVTLEDSVAAFEADKDLTAAFGAPLATTIVDVRRAEIERFANASPEEITEAQRWRH
- the trpA gene encoding tryptophan synthase subunit alpha, whose amino-acid sequence is MSGLDKVFAKTRAEGRGALIGYLPAGFPTVDGSKDLLAAVVDGGADLVEVGVPYSDPVMDGPTIQAASVSALSGGFKLKHLFEVVESVSSRGGKAVVMTYWNPVHRYGVDRFARDLAAAGGLGMITPDLIPDEADEWMAASEQHGLDRIFLVAPSSSEERIAKTVAASSGFVYATAVMGVTGARDQVGVHAEDLVERTRAHTELPIGVGLGVRSGAQAAQVAGFADGVIVGSALVTAAASGLDAVRELSAELSAGVRKAVAPA
- the trpB gene encoding tryptophan synthase subunit beta; its protein translation is MPEAFPMTTEYTETPHGEHDPDERGYYGPYGGRFMPEALIGVVDEVAAEYDKARTDPEFVNEFRRLLRDYAGRPSLLTEAKRFGEHAGGARVFLKREDLNHTGSHKINNVLGQALLTKRMGKKRVIAETGAGQHGVATATACALLDLECIVYMGEVDTERQALNVARMKLLGAEVVPVKTGSRTLKDAINEALRDWVTNADTTHYLFGTAAGPYPFPMMVRNFHKIIGEEARVQILEQAGRLPDAVAACVGGGSNAIGIFHGFIDDPEVRLVGLEPGGEGVEGNRHGATLTKGTPGNLHGAMTYLLQDEDGQTVESHSISAGLDYPGVGPEHSWLKDSGRAEYRPVTDAEAMDAFKLLSRTEGIIPAIESAHALAGALVLGRELGPDGLIIVNLSGRGDKDMDTAAKYFGLVENE
- the trpC gene encoding indole-3-glycerol phosphate synthase TrpC, which codes for MSVLEDIVAGVRADLAEREAVLPFDELKKRATQVAPPRDVLAALRESGIGVIAEVKRRSPSKGELAEIADPAALAKDYADGGARVISVLTEQRRFGGSLADLDAVRAAVDIPVLRKDFIVSPYQVHEARLHGADMVLLIVAALEQNALIALLDRVESLGMTALVEIHNAEEADKALEAGAKVIGVNARNLHTLEVDRDVFSRLAPGLPMDVFKIAESGVRGPGDLMSYAGHGADAVLVGEGLVASGDPKGALVKLVTAGSHPACPRPSR
- a CDS encoding Trp biosynthesis-associated membrane protein; protein product: MSDAPPAKKAKRPLWIAVVGLLLGAIALWAASQLVWFAEFRDGGVRGTVLYTETGSQRAVALIPLALLALAGTAGLIATGGWPRRVLGVVLAVSGVAAVWIGVAGGSFSGFADGLPVAQMVGARALAILGGILVTAGGLAAIKGAGRMPRLGAKYSAPGAKKRAAKDPETELWEALSEGEDPTATR